A region of Polynucleobacter sp. JS-Mosq-20-D10 DNA encodes the following proteins:
- a CDS encoding tripartite tricarboxylate transporter substrate binding protein, with product MSKTPRRQMPIFLFALIFSSISSVASFNAAAQSIQNYPIKPIKLIAPVAAGGGLDNIARSLAEKISKSIGQTIVVENIGGGGGTIASQSVAKATPDGYTLMVAYVGSHGTNPAVRKLPYDAIKDFTPIGMIGATPNALVINSDLPIKNFKEFIDYAKKNPDKISYGSAGPGTLTHLGMEQLKLAAGISMVHVPYRGVGPAYTDLLAGQTQAMLPTLFAAMPYLNTNRVRGLAITGAKRNPAAPNIPTFKELGYNGFDGQQWYGIVGPANLPPAIVKRLNLELNKALALPDFSEKMTSEAMTLMPMSPQQFENYIKEDIARWVKVAKERNIELE from the coding sequence ATGTCTAAAACCCCACGTCGGCAAATGCCGATTTTTTTATTTGCCCTGATCTTTTCTAGCATAAGCTCAGTGGCTAGCTTCAATGCTGCAGCGCAATCAATACAAAACTACCCCATTAAGCCAATTAAGTTGATTGCCCCAGTAGCAGCTGGGGGTGGTCTAGATAATATTGCTCGCTCGCTTGCTGAAAAAATATCCAAGTCGATTGGTCAAACCATTGTTGTAGAAAATATTGGCGGGGGTGGAGGTACTATTGCCTCGCAATCAGTCGCAAAAGCGACTCCAGATGGCTATACCTTAATGGTTGCCTATGTTGGCTCTCATGGGACCAATCCGGCAGTTCGCAAGTTACCTTACGATGCCATCAAAGATTTCACGCCAATTGGCATGATTGGGGCAACGCCAAACGCTCTGGTCATTAACTCTGATTTACCGATTAAAAACTTCAAAGAATTTATTGATTACGCCAAGAAGAATCCAGACAAAATAAGTTACGGCTCTGCTGGCCCAGGAACCCTGACTCATTTGGGGATGGAGCAATTAAAGCTGGCTGCAGGAATCTCCATGGTCCATGTCCCTTATCGTGGTGTTGGACCAGCCTATACGGATTTGTTAGCAGGCCAAACTCAAGCGATGCTTCCAACTCTCTTTGCCGCCATGCCCTACTTAAATACCAATCGAGTTCGTGGCTTAGCCATCACTGGAGCCAAGCGCAATCCTGCTGCACCTAATATCCCCACCTTCAAGGAGCTTGGCTACAATGGTTTTGATGGGCAGCAGTGGTATGGAATCGTTGGTCCCGCCAACCTTCCGCCTGCCATTGTTAAGAGACTCAATTTGGAACTGAATAAAGCCTTGGCGCTACCCGATTTCTCGGAAAAAATGACCAGCGAAGCAATGACATTAATGCCGATGTCTCCACAACAATTTGAAAACTATATTAAAGAAGATATTGCTCGCTGGGTTAAGGTTGCTAAAGAGCGCAACATTGAGCTGGAATAA
- a CDS encoding MmgE/PrpD family protein — MSNAIQAAADLNAPPVTKILAEFVTSHASQGWSAEVDHEAHRTFLNWLGCAIGAANHESVESSLAAIREFQPAPQASILGRKDRVDMGGAALINGISSHTFDFDDTHLKTVIHPAGPVASAILALGEHTNVTGRQIIDSLVLGIDVACRIGNAMYPDHYHRGWHITGSTGMLGSAAACSRLMGLDTQKTTMALGIAASQPVGMREQFGTMTKPFHPGGAARAGQLSALLAKHGFTASPKALEAGRGYMQTVSTKCDWSEIDRELGKSFEISLNTYKPFACGIVIHPAIDACAQLKAQGVKAEEVERIELRVHPLVLELTGKKTPQDGLEGKFSVYHGCAVGLIFGQAGEGEYADDIVNRPDVVALRAKVNATTDTSISEASVDVKAILKDGREVHIFVKNAIGSVENPMSDANLEQKFTNLTEPVIGKEKTGQLIAALWNLGSAPDLKKILSLCTPD; from the coding sequence ATGTCCAATGCTATTCAAGCAGCAGCCGATCTGAATGCGCCACCAGTCACTAAAATATTGGCTGAGTTTGTTACTTCACACGCCAGTCAAGGCTGGAGTGCTGAAGTAGATCATGAGGCGCATCGCACCTTTTTAAATTGGCTTGGATGTGCAATTGGCGCAGCTAATCACGAGAGCGTTGAATCCTCATTAGCTGCTATCCGCGAATTTCAACCAGCACCTCAGGCCAGTATTCTTGGCCGAAAGGACCGCGTTGACATGGGTGGCGCAGCCCTCATTAATGGCATTAGCTCACATACCTTTGACTTTGATGACACACACCTGAAGACGGTGATTCACCCAGCAGGACCTGTTGCTTCTGCCATCCTGGCTTTGGGTGAGCATACCAATGTCACAGGCCGTCAAATAATTGATTCACTCGTTTTAGGGATTGACGTTGCTTGCCGTATTGGTAATGCCATGTACCCAGACCACTACCATCGTGGCTGGCATATTACTGGCTCTACTGGCATGCTGGGCTCTGCTGCAGCTTGCTCACGCCTCATGGGGCTGGATACCCAAAAAACAACCATGGCATTAGGCATCGCAGCATCACAACCGGTGGGTATGCGCGAGCAATTTGGCACCATGACAAAACCCTTTCATCCCGGGGGTGCGGCACGCGCAGGACAACTTTCTGCCCTGTTGGCAAAGCATGGCTTTACTGCTAGCCCTAAAGCTTTAGAAGCGGGTCGCGGTTATATGCAAACCGTTTCAACTAAATGCGACTGGTCGGAAATTGATCGAGAGCTTGGTAAATCATTTGAGATTTCATTAAATACCTACAAACCATTTGCTTGTGGAATTGTGATTCACCCTGCCATTGACGCGTGCGCGCAACTCAAAGCACAAGGCGTTAAGGCAGAAGAAGTTGAACGTATTGAATTACGCGTCCACCCACTCGTTCTCGAATTAACTGGTAAGAAAACACCTCAAGATGGTCTTGAAGGTAAATTCAGCGTCTACCATGGCTGTGCCGTAGGCTTAATTTTCGGTCAAGCAGGTGAAGGTGAGTACGCCGATGATATTGTCAATCGCCCTGATGTGGTCGCCTTGCGCGCCAAAGTAAATGCCACCACTGATACCTCTATCAGTGAGGCATCGGTGGACGTCAAAGCGATTCTGAAGGATGGTAGAGAAGTTCACATCTTCGTTAAAAATGCAATTGGGTCTGTCGAGAATCCAATGAGCGATGCTAATTTAGAACAAAAGTTCACTAACTTGACCGAGCCAGTGATTGGCAAGGAAAAAACTGGTCAACTCATTGCAGCATTATGGAATCTGGGAAGTGCACCTGATCTCAAGAAAATATTGAGTCTTTGCACTCCCGACTAA
- a CDS encoding D-2-hydroxyacid dehydrogenase family protein, which translates to MTKQPNIVILGDYERALRRFSQWGHIEQNSNLIIHHEPLRDEALYEAVKEADVIAIVRDRSPFNEAMIARLPKLKLLMFTGKRNGTLDSAALLSRNIPIACTPGGPSKETTAELTWALILGASKQLVRQNNLVISGGWRDELSVLPMLSGERLGVIGLGAIGSAVARVGKAFGMEIVTWSPNMTPERAATEGATSVSLDELLRTSKVVTLHLVAGPGTKGLISAEQLALMRPDSLLVNTSRSALINMSDLCAALKKGCPGQAAVDVFDIEPLPSNDPLRSTPNLLATPHLGFIAEPVFKMFSQGITETLEAWLDQKPVPHPYQP; encoded by the coding sequence ATGACCAAGCAACCGAATATCGTCATCCTAGGGGATTACGAGCGCGCCCTGCGTCGCTTCTCTCAATGGGGTCATATAGAGCAAAATTCAAACCTCATAATCCATCATGAGCCATTGCGAGATGAGGCCTTATATGAGGCAGTCAAAGAGGCCGATGTTATTGCCATCGTACGCGACCGATCTCCCTTTAATGAGGCCATGATTGCGAGGCTGCCAAAGCTCAAATTATTGATGTTCACAGGCAAGAGAAATGGCACGCTAGATAGCGCCGCTCTTCTTTCTCGCAATATTCCGATTGCCTGCACGCCGGGAGGTCCTTCGAAAGAAACTACTGCCGAGTTAACCTGGGCATTAATTTTAGGGGCTTCAAAACAATTGGTTCGCCAAAATAATTTAGTGATCTCTGGTGGCTGGCGCGATGAACTGTCCGTTTTACCGATGCTATCCGGTGAGCGTTTGGGCGTCATTGGTCTTGGTGCTATCGGCAGCGCTGTTGCTCGTGTTGGCAAGGCATTCGGTATGGAAATTGTCACCTGGAGTCCTAATATGACGCCGGAACGTGCTGCAACTGAAGGCGCAACTTCGGTTAGCCTAGATGAATTATTACGCACTTCAAAAGTAGTTACCCTGCACTTAGTAGCAGGTCCTGGAACTAAAGGGCTCATCAGCGCCGAGCAACTCGCCTTAATGCGCCCAGACTCCCTTCTGGTCAATACCTCGCGCTCTGCATTGATTAATATGTCCGACTTATGCGCCGCACTCAAAAAAGGTTGCCCCGGTCAAGCCGCTGTGGATGTATTTGATATTGAACCATTACCATCTAATGATCCCTTACGCAGCACCCCAAATTTATTAGCAACTCCCCACCTAGGCTTTATCGCGGAACCTGTATTTAAAATGTTCTCGCAAGGGATTACTGAAACTCTGGAAGCTTGGTTGGATCAAAAGCCAGTACCCCATCCATACCAGCCTTAA
- a CDS encoding chromate transporter, which yields MKTLTPTELFITFSKIGMSGFGGVLPWARRTLVEQDKVLSSEEFSAILGICQIVPGPNILNLAVCIGSRLCGAKGAFAAAFGLTLGPICIVMLLAVLYQHYSNLESVQGLLRGISAVGVGLIASTGIKMLRDEFKYPAMLLVVTLTVTAASYFHLGLGWVVLLVSPLALLLAFKKARK from the coding sequence TTGAAAACACTAACTCCAACAGAATTATTTATTACTTTTAGCAAAATCGGTATGTCTGGTTTTGGTGGAGTGCTGCCTTGGGCTCGCCGCACTTTGGTAGAACAAGATAAGGTACTCAGCTCAGAAGAGTTCAGCGCCATTCTTGGAATATGCCAAATTGTTCCAGGACCCAATATTCTCAATCTTGCCGTTTGTATTGGCTCACGTCTTTGTGGAGCTAAGGGCGCCTTTGCCGCAGCGTTTGGCCTAACTCTGGGGCCAATCTGTATTGTGATGTTGCTAGCAGTCTTGTATCAGCATTACAGTAATTTAGAAAGTGTTCAAGGCCTACTCAGAGGCATCTCTGCAGTGGGCGTGGGATTAATCGCCTCTACTGGCATCAAAATGTTGCGTGATGAGTTTAAATACCCCGCAATGCTATTGGTCGTGACCCTGACAGTGACAGCTGCAAGCTATTTCCATCTAGGCCTTGGTTGGGTTGTTCTCCTTGTCTCGCCCCTTGCTTTACTCTTAGCATTTAAGAAAGCTCGTAAGTAA
- a CDS encoding chromate transporter: MGILLSLFLKLSAFSLIAFGGINALLPSLLELSVNQEQWIDLQTFADYFAIAQAAPGPNFMTVTLIGWHVGGVLGALLATVAIAWPSSILVYFVQRLILSMNDEQKKKAIQYAAAALAIGLVLSSAWQIALQINHSYAAYGLTLLTIGLTVFTRWHPLYLIALGAALGIMGLI, translated from the coding sequence ATGGGCATACTTCTCAGTCTATTCTTAAAGCTTTCTGCTTTTTCACTGATTGCCTTTGGTGGAATCAACGCGCTACTTCCCAGCCTCTTGGAGCTTTCGGTTAACCAAGAGCAGTGGATTGACCTGCAAACCTTTGCTGATTACTTTGCAATTGCTCAAGCTGCTCCCGGCCCGAATTTCATGACAGTAACCCTGATCGGCTGGCATGTTGGAGGGGTTCTGGGAGCCTTACTCGCCACTGTTGCCATTGCTTGGCCATCATCTATTTTGGTGTACTTTGTACAACGGCTGATCCTAAGCATGAATGACGAACAAAAAAAGAAGGCAATTCAGTATGCTGCTGCCGCGCTGGCAATTGGCTTAGTTCTTTCTTCTGCGTGGCAGATTGCGCTGCAAATCAATCATAGCTATGCTGCATATGGATTGACTCTACTGACTATTGGATTGACGGTATTTACCCGCTGGCATCCTTTATATTTAATTGCACTGGGCGCGGCCCTTGGAATAATGGGATTGATATGA
- a CDS encoding tripartite tricarboxylate transporter substrate binding protein, whose amino-acid sequence MKLSSLLSISIASAALSLPMTAQAQNSYPSKSINLIVPYGAGGSADSRSRQLAQKMSLILRQPFIIDNKPGAGGNIGTEFVARSAPDGYTIGMGNFAPMAVNKTLFGNLRYDPETALTPIILIEKGPLILVVNPNSPYKTIQDIVTAAKAKPGTLTFSSGGIGGSHQLSAELFMQNAGIQMIHVPYKSGSAALTDLMAGNVDMMFDQMYSAVPSIRVDKLRPIAITSKKRSPLFPNVPSFAELGYPKVEVLNWQGFIAPAGTPKSIIDTLNKAANEALKDQQLRELMLSQGNEIGGGSPADFAALIKSEAAKWSAVVKAGNIKPE is encoded by the coding sequence ATGAAATTATCTTCACTTCTGAGTATTTCGATTGCTAGTGCAGCTCTCTCATTGCCAATGACTGCTCAAGCTCAAAACAGCTACCCTAGCAAATCTATTAATTTAATAGTGCCTTATGGTGCAGGCGGCAGCGCAGACTCTCGCAGTAGGCAGTTGGCGCAAAAAATGAGTTTGATTCTGAGACAACCTTTTATCATTGACAACAAACCAGGTGCCGGCGGAAATATCGGCACTGAGTTTGTCGCAAGATCTGCCCCAGACGGCTACACCATTGGTATGGGAAACTTCGCACCAATGGCGGTAAACAAAACACTTTTTGGAAATTTACGGTACGACCCAGAAACTGCTCTTACTCCCATCATCTTGATAGAAAAGGGTCCGCTAATCCTGGTCGTCAACCCAAATTCGCCATACAAAACTATTCAAGATATTGTTACAGCAGCTAAGGCAAAACCGGGGACCCTGACATTCTCTTCGGGAGGAATCGGAGGCAGCCATCAGCTCTCAGCTGAGCTATTTATGCAAAATGCCGGCATCCAAATGATTCATGTACCTTACAAGAGTGGTTCTGCTGCGTTGACGGATTTGATGGCAGGTAACGTCGACATGATGTTTGATCAGATGTACTCTGCAGTGCCGAGTATTAGGGTCGATAAACTGCGCCCTATTGCCATCACGAGCAAAAAGAGATCCCCGCTCTTTCCGAATGTGCCTAGTTTTGCAGAGCTTGGCTACCCTAAAGTTGAAGTGCTCAATTGGCAAGGCTTTATTGCGCCTGCTGGCACACCTAAATCCATTATCGACACATTGAATAAAGCCGCCAATGAGGCACTTAAAGATCAGCAGCTTAGAGAGTTAATGCTCTCCCAAGGAAATGAAATTGGCGGGGGTAGCCCTGCCGATTTTGCAGCCCTCATTAAATCAGAGGCCGCAAAATGGAGCGCTGTAGTCAAGGCTGGAAACATTAAGCCTGAGTGA
- the crcB gene encoding fluoride efflux transporter CrcB yields MWLSIFAIFFGAGLGALLRAGFNLVTVSVASTLPLGTFISNMVGGYFIGIAIAFFGNNQSLSPEWKLFVITGFLGGLTTFSSFSAEVVGFMQRGEVSWALGTALLHLVGSLCLTFLGILTYQALK; encoded by the coding sequence ATGTGGCTATCTATTTTTGCAATCTTTTTTGGCGCCGGTCTCGGTGCTTTGCTAAGGGCAGGCTTTAATCTCGTAACAGTCAGCGTTGCCTCAACCCTGCCATTGGGCACTTTTATTTCCAATATGGTCGGCGGATACTTCATCGGAATTGCCATAGCCTTTTTTGGTAATAATCAAAGCCTCTCCCCCGAATGGAAGTTATTTGTGATTACGGGTTTTTTGGGTGGCCTCACCACCTTCTCCAGCTTCTCTGCTGAAGTGGTCGGTTTTATGCAGCGTGGCGAAGTGAGTTGGGCGCTTGGAACTGCGCTCTTGCATTTAGTTGGTTCACTATGCCTTACTTTTTTGGGTATCCTGACTTACCAAGCACTGAAGTAA
- the ygiD gene encoding 4,5-DOPA dioxygenase extradiol gives MTSHRQPAVFVGHGSPMYAIEPNRFTTAWANFGKSLKRPDAILVISAHWVTRGVWVTAMSKPKTIHDFGGFPQALFDIQYPAPGSPALADRVKELLDVPVVLEENEWGIDHGAWSVLTYLYPNADVPVVQLSLDGSMSASEHYELAKKLCPLRDENILILASGNVVHNLRTIHWEEGATPYPWAREFNDFFVSEIQANHHDNLIHWEQCGDAAHLSIPTPEHYWPALYVLALQEQGETPKILTDGVEMGSISMLTFSIQ, from the coding sequence ATGACTAGCCATCGCCAACCAGCAGTATTTGTTGGTCATGGCAGTCCGATGTATGCCATTGAGCCCAATCGCTTTACAACTGCTTGGGCTAATTTTGGTAAATCACTTAAACGCCCAGATGCTATCTTAGTCATCTCGGCCCATTGGGTAACTCGCGGAGTGTGGGTTACTGCAATGTCCAAACCTAAAACTATTCATGACTTTGGCGGATTTCCGCAAGCCCTGTTTGATATTCAATATCCAGCACCCGGTAGTCCTGCACTGGCAGACCGCGTAAAAGAATTATTGGATGTTCCAGTAGTGCTTGAAGAGAACGAGTGGGGTATTGATCATGGCGCATGGTCTGTTCTGACGTACCTCTATCCAAATGCAGATGTGCCGGTAGTGCAGCTGAGTCTAGATGGCTCTATGTCTGCGAGCGAGCATTATGAGCTTGCTAAAAAATTATGCCCTTTGCGTGACGAGAATATCTTGATCCTAGCTAGTGGTAATGTTGTGCATAACTTGCGCACTATTCATTGGGAGGAGGGTGCAACACCTTATCCATGGGCTAGAGAGTTCAATGATTTTTTTGTTTCTGAGATACAGGCAAATCATCACGACAATTTAATTCATTGGGAGCAGTGCGGTGATGCCGCACATTTATCTATCCCGACTCCTGAGCACTATTGGCCAGCTTTGTATGTGCTTGCTCTACAAGAGCAGGGTGAGACCCCTAAGATACTGACTGATGGGGTAGAAATGGGTTCCATTAGCATGCTGACTTTTTCAATCCAATAA